A single window of Nasonia vitripennis strain AsymCx chromosome 4, Nvit_psr_1.1, whole genome shotgun sequence DNA harbors:
- the LOC100118181 gene encoding ankyrin-1 isoform X2 gives MESNNKMTGNLNEEEALHLAVRSGNVQTVAELLKSDICPNIQNSVREMPLHLACRPGDKKIVELADRLEILKLLWENGAQINAKAGQRKETALHIAVKFQQVEVVSFLLQSGANANARDKDERSPLHLVVFSTTVSSSEALVQLLVQRGANLHAQDLRWRTPLIEAVCSGNVDVAKLLLKAGAQIDYRNRLGLTALFYACETQIPSMTRLLLDHTANPQIQDQRKRSTPLHFVAGSGRYYTFVDDSANRSHIIAQILLENGANVDAVDIGGSTALHIAVDTKDEKLVKVLIEAGAQVNARDEYGNTPLHVLLLTAQEDCCNEDRLERMAALLIDRGVNVNEQNDNQETPLYFALFRGNPVIVNLLLDHNATLSTLWHTQKGSLRFLHESPACNYDPEVCGDNLEESFTPLNVVAALGHTNVVQLLLNCGVDVEEGNFTGSHDVLKTPLYFAVKNRRYEVAKMLLNAGCKINRSVLHNTTVLHVAVSQASVALTYLLMEYGADCTFKDVYGRTALSCAVEYERESLKKVARILIMYHVKHAFQNAKISDYDSETIRSKKWLQELKSGCEDELVKMKESILCENFSMYALLTKSVFSLAVCLRNEKIVEYFMVEDVEGKYPIYCDMLRIRFDLALKRKKLLDSARSALDLVFRNIVKELGYETLPDIVVQKILDYCNLRDLSKITDILK, from the exons ATGGAATCGAATAACAAAATGACTGGAAACTTAAATGAAGAAGAGGCACTACACCTAGCCGTGCGTTCGGGAAACGTGCAGACGGTAGCAGAGCTTTTGAAAAG CGATATTTGCCCAAACATTCAAAACAGCGTAAGAGAGATGCCTCTACACTTGGCTTGCCGACCAGGTGACAAGAAAATAGTCGAGCTTGCGGACAGACTAGAGATACTGAAGCTTCTATGGGAGAATGGCGCGCAAATCAATGCCAAGGCCGGGCAGAGAAAAGAGACTGCGCTTCACATCGCCGTGAAGTTTCAACAG GTGGAAGTCGTGAGCTTTCTACTCCAAAGCGGAGCGAACGCGAACGCGCGTGACAAGGACGAACGCAGCCCCTTGCATCTGGTCGTTTTTTCGACCACTGTCAGCAGCAGCGAAGCTCTTGTCCAGTTACTCGTACAACGTGGAGCTAATCTTCACGCTCAAGACTTACGATGGAGGACTCCTTTGATTGAGGCCGTGTGCAGTGGAAATGTGGACGTTGCCAAGTTACTGCTCAAAGCTGG CGCACAGATCGACTACAGAAATCGGTTGGGTCTGACAGCCCTCTTCTATGCCTGCGAGACTCAAATTCCGAGCATGACACGTCTGCTTTTGGACCACACGGCCAATCCTCAAATCCAGGATCAGCGCAAACGTTCAACACCCTTACATTTCGTTGCGGGCAGCGGTCGATATTACACTTTCGTTGACGACTCGGCCAACCGATCTCATATAATCGCTCAGATTCTCCTGGAGAACGGAGCTAACGTAGATGCTGTGGACATTGGCGGATCCACAGCTTTGCACATCGCTGTGGATACCAAAGATGAGAAGCTCGTCAAGGTGCTGATCGAAGCTGGAGCTCAGGTGAATGCAAGGGATGAGTACGGAAACACTCCGTTACACGTTCTCCTGCTCACGGCACAGGAGGACTGCTGCAACGAGGACAGGCTGGAGCGAATGGCTGCTTTGCTGATTGACAGAG GTGTCAACGTGAACGAGCAAAACGACAACCAGGAGACACCCCTGTACTTCGCCCTGTTCAGAGGCAATCCCGTTATTGTAAATCTTCTGCTGGATCACAATGCGACTCTCTCTACTCTCTGGCATACTCAGAAGGGAAGCTTGCGATTTCTCCACGAGTCGCCGGCTTGCAATTATGATCCAGAAGTCTGCGGAGATAACCTCGAGGAGTCTTTTACGCCGCTGAACGTAGTCGCAGCCTTGGGTCACACTAACGTCGTTCAGCTCCTATTGAACTGTGGTGTTGATGTGGAAGAAGGGAATTTTACCGGGAGCCACGATGTTCTCAAGACACCGCTGTATTTTGCTGTGAAGAATAGAAGATACGAGGTGGCCAAGATGTTGTTGAACGCCGGGTGTAAGATTAACAG GTCCGTTCTTCACAATACTACAGTACTCCATGTAGCGGTATCGCAAGCTAGCGTAGCCTTGACGTACCTCCTGATGGAATATGGCGCCGATTGCACTTTCAAAGACGTCTACGGTCGGACAGCCCTAAGTTGTGCCGTCGAATATGAGCGAGAATCCCTCAAGAAAGTCGCCAGGATCCTCATCATGTATCACGTCAAGCACGCCTTTCAGAACGCGAAGATCAGCGATTATGACTCTGAGACGATACGATCCAAGAAGTGGCTGCAAGAGTTAAAATCTGGCTGTGAGGACGAACTCGTCAAGATGAAGGAGAGTATTTTGTGCGAAAATTTCTCCATGTATGCCCTTCTtacaaaaagcgttttttctCTGGCTGTGTGCTTGAGAAATGAGAAAATCGTTGAATACTTTATGGTAGAAGACGTTGAGGGCAAGTACCCTATTTATTGTGATATGTTAAGGATTCGGTTTGATCTGGCGTTGAAGCGGAAAAAGTTGCTTGACTCTGCGAGATCTGCTTTGGACTTGGTATTTAGGAACATTGTAAAGGAGTTGGGGTACGAGACTTTACCTGACATCGTTGTACAAAAGATACTAGACTATTGCAATCTTAGAGACCTGAGTAAGATTACAGATATTCTAAAGTGA
- the LOC100118181 gene encoding ankyrin-3 isoform X1, whose translation MESNNKMTGNLNEEEALHLAVRSGNVQTVAELLKSDICPNIQNSVREMPLHLACRPGDKKIVELADRLEILKLLWENGAQINAKAGQRKETALHIAVKFQQVEVVSFLLQSGANANARDKDERSPLHLVVFSTTVSSSEALVQLLVQRGANLHAQDLRWRTPLIEAVCSGNVDVAKLLLKAGAQIDYRNRLGLTALFYACETQIPSMTRLLLDHTANPQIQDQRKRSTPLHFVAGSGRYYTFVDDSANRSHIIAQILLENGANVDAVDIGGSTALHIAVDTKDEKLVKVLIEAGAQVNARDEYGNTPLHVLLLTAQEDCCNEDRLERMAALLIDRVFHTYPIGVNVNEQNDNQETPLYFALFRGNPVIVNLLLDHNATLSTLWHTQKGSLRFLHESPACNYDPEVCGDNLEESFTPLNVVAALGHTNVVQLLLNCGVDVEEGNFTGSHDVLKTPLYFAVKNRRYEVAKMLLNAGCKINRSVLHNTTVLHVAVSQASVALTYLLMEYGADCTFKDVYGRTALSCAVEYERESLKKVARILIMYHVKHAFQNAKISDYDSETIRSKKWLQELKSGCEDELVKMKESILCENFSMYALLTKSVFSLAVCLRNEKIVEYFMVEDVEGKYPIYCDMLRIRFDLALKRKKLLDSARSALDLVFRNIVKELGYETLPDIVVQKILDYCNLRDLSKITDILK comes from the exons ATGGAATCGAATAACAAAATGACTGGAAACTTAAATGAAGAAGAGGCACTACACCTAGCCGTGCGTTCGGGAAACGTGCAGACGGTAGCAGAGCTTTTGAAAAG CGATATTTGCCCAAACATTCAAAACAGCGTAAGAGAGATGCCTCTACACTTGGCTTGCCGACCAGGTGACAAGAAAATAGTCGAGCTTGCGGACAGACTAGAGATACTGAAGCTTCTATGGGAGAATGGCGCGCAAATCAATGCCAAGGCCGGGCAGAGAAAAGAGACTGCGCTTCACATCGCCGTGAAGTTTCAACAG GTGGAAGTCGTGAGCTTTCTACTCCAAAGCGGAGCGAACGCGAACGCGCGTGACAAGGACGAACGCAGCCCCTTGCATCTGGTCGTTTTTTCGACCACTGTCAGCAGCAGCGAAGCTCTTGTCCAGTTACTCGTACAACGTGGAGCTAATCTTCACGCTCAAGACTTACGATGGAGGACTCCTTTGATTGAGGCCGTGTGCAGTGGAAATGTGGACGTTGCCAAGTTACTGCTCAAAGCTGG CGCACAGATCGACTACAGAAATCGGTTGGGTCTGACAGCCCTCTTCTATGCCTGCGAGACTCAAATTCCGAGCATGACACGTCTGCTTTTGGACCACACGGCCAATCCTCAAATCCAGGATCAGCGCAAACGTTCAACACCCTTACATTTCGTTGCGGGCAGCGGTCGATATTACACTTTCGTTGACGACTCGGCCAACCGATCTCATATAATCGCTCAGATTCTCCTGGAGAACGGAGCTAACGTAGATGCTGTGGACATTGGCGGATCCACAGCTTTGCACATCGCTGTGGATACCAAAGATGAGAAGCTCGTCAAGGTGCTGATCGAAGCTGGAGCTCAGGTGAATGCAAGGGATGAGTACGGAAACACTCCGTTACACGTTCTCCTGCTCACGGCACAGGAGGACTGCTGCAACGAGGACAGGCTGGAGCGAATGGCTGCTTTGCTGATTGACAGAG TGTTTCATACTTATCCGATAGGTGTCAACGTGAACGAGCAAAACGACAACCAGGAGACACCCCTGTACTTCGCCCTGTTCAGAGGCAATCCCGTTATTGTAAATCTTCTGCTGGATCACAATGCGACTCTCTCTACTCTCTGGCATACTCAGAAGGGAAGCTTGCGATTTCTCCACGAGTCGCCGGCTTGCAATTATGATCCAGAAGTCTGCGGAGATAACCTCGAGGAGTCTTTTACGCCGCTGAACGTAGTCGCAGCCTTGGGTCACACTAACGTCGTTCAGCTCCTATTGAACTGTGGTGTTGATGTGGAAGAAGGGAATTTTACCGGGAGCCACGATGTTCTCAAGACACCGCTGTATTTTGCTGTGAAGAATAGAAGATACGAGGTGGCCAAGATGTTGTTGAACGCCGGGTGTAAGATTAACAG GTCCGTTCTTCACAATACTACAGTACTCCATGTAGCGGTATCGCAAGCTAGCGTAGCCTTGACGTACCTCCTGATGGAATATGGCGCCGATTGCACTTTCAAAGACGTCTACGGTCGGACAGCCCTAAGTTGTGCCGTCGAATATGAGCGAGAATCCCTCAAGAAAGTCGCCAGGATCCTCATCATGTATCACGTCAAGCACGCCTTTCAGAACGCGAAGATCAGCGATTATGACTCTGAGACGATACGATCCAAGAAGTGGCTGCAAGAGTTAAAATCTGGCTGTGAGGACGAACTCGTCAAGATGAAGGAGAGTATTTTGTGCGAAAATTTCTCCATGTATGCCCTTCTtacaaaaagcgttttttctCTGGCTGTGTGCTTGAGAAATGAGAAAATCGTTGAATACTTTATGGTAGAAGACGTTGAGGGCAAGTACCCTATTTATTGTGATATGTTAAGGATTCGGTTTGATCTGGCGTTGAAGCGGAAAAAGTTGCTTGACTCTGCGAGATCTGCTTTGGACTTGGTATTTAGGAACATTGTAAAGGAGTTGGGGTACGAGACTTTACCTGACATCGTTGTACAAAAGATACTAGACTATTGCAATCTTAGAGACCTGAGTAAGATTACAGATATTCTAAAGTGA
- the LOC100118215 gene encoding leishmanolysin-like peptidase isoform X5 has translation MSVCVCRMNTILPEAVHFWERALMVRETKGTIRLNRKCQSTQVFVKDNLTHCIDTCRSETMCGEVVVPEQHLDACRVCNKAGLNCRVEPASVPGEGINGADFVFYVSAMSTERCKKGLTVAYAAHCQQEAALDRPIAGHANLCPESISTKPQELETLLSTVKHEILHALGFSVSLYAFYRDDRGEPRTKRTETGKPFLNTTLQTHQWSENTIRTVIRHSWQVHGGSVRRAMQMIVTPRVRAEVRAHFDCRDLEGAELEDQGEDGTALTHWEKRVFENEAMTGTHTQNPVYSRITLALMEDTGWYSANYSMAQELGWGRKLGCDFAMKSCKEWIVAKSSKFSKNSEDPGRSIHPFCNKVKRDPLQTECTDDRSSVALCNLVEYPQPLPKQYQNFDWIPNVPRGREEYYGGSVSLADYCPYNQEFTWRANNTIVRGSHCLYEDNNPHPKKNFALEKYGENSRCFDHTNQMWEERTCKQVRQWQHWGSGCYQYKCEAGRLHIMVTNYTYTCYHAGQEIAIRIMQNEWLHKGALICPPCRDLCQEEFAQRKEQCKPGDEHPPATFYHRDRLDCDKASSNSLSISILVSIIALLFVFR, from the exons GAAATGCCAGAGCACGCAGGTGTTCGTCAAAGACAATCTGACGCACTGCATTGACACGTGCAGGTCAGAGACTATGTGCGGCGAAGTCGTCGTACCTGAGCAGCATCTCGAT GCTTGTAGAGTATGCAATAAGGCGGGTCTCAACTGCCGTGTCGAACCAGCTAGTGTCCCTGGAGAAGGTATCAACGGCGCGGACTTCGTCTTCTACGTGTCTGCCATGTCCACGGAGAGATGTAAAAAGGGTCTTACCGTTGCCTACGCCGCCCACTGCCAACAGGAAGCTGCCCTCGATCG GCCGATAGCAGGTCACGCGAACCTCTGCCCGGAAAGCATCAGCACGAAGCCCCAGGAGTTGGAAACGTTGCTGAGCACCGTCAAACACGAAATACTCCACGCCCTAGGATTTTCCGTCAGTCTCTATGCGTTTTACCGTGACGATCGAGGCGAGCCCAGGACCAAGAGGACGGAGACCGGAAAACCTTTTCTTAATACTAC ACTGCAGACGCATCAGTGGAGCGAGAACACGATAAGAACGGTGATAAGACACAGCTGGCAGGTACACGGAGGCAGCGTTCGAAGGGCGATGCAGATGATCGTTACGCCCAGGGTTCGAGCGGAGGTTCGGGCACACTTCGACTGCCGTGATCTTGAAGGCGCTGAACTCGAGGATCAGGGCGAGGATGGCACTGCGCTTACGCACTGGGAAAAACGTGTTTTCGAG AACGAGGCGATGACGGGTACGCACACGCAGAACCCGGTCTACTCGAGGATTACGCTCGCGCTGATGGAGGACACGGGCTGGTACAGCGCCAACTACTCGATGGCTCAAGAGCTCGGCTGGGGCCGCAAGCTCGGCTGTGATTTCGCTATGAAGTCCTGCAAGGAGTGGATCGTCGCCAAATCGTCCAAGTTCTC AAAAAATAGCGAAGATCC TGGTAGGTCCATCCACCCTTTCTGCAACAAGGTAAAGCGCGACCCACTGCAGACCGAATGTACTGACGACCGCAGCTCAGTCGCGCTGTGCAACCTCGTCGAATATCCGCAGCCATTGCCAAAACAATATCAG AATTTTGACTGGATTCCAAACGTGCCACGTGGTCGCGAGGAATATTACGGCGGTTCAGTTTCATTGGCCGACTACTGCCCTTACAATCAGGAATTCACCTGGCGTGCCAACAACACCATCGTCCGCGGCTCTCATTGTCTCTACGAAGACAATAATCCAC ATCCGAAGAAGAACTTCGCCCTGGAGAAGTACGGCGAGAATTCGCGCTGCTTCGATCACACGAACCAGATGTGGGAGGAGCGTACGTGCAAGCAGGTCCGACAATGGCAGCACTGGGGCTCTGGCTGCTACCAGTACAAATGCGAGGCTGGACGACTTCACATTATG GTCACGAATTACACGTACACGTGTTACCACGCCGGCCAAGAGATCGCCATCAGGATAATGCAGAACGAGTGGCTTCACAAGGGCGCCTTGATTTGTCCGCCCTGCCGAGACCTCTGCcag GAGGAGTTCGCCCAGCGCAAAGAGCAGTGCAAGCCGGGTGATGAACATCCACCGGCAACTTTTTACCACCGGGACAGACTGGACTGCGACAAAGCTTCGAGCAACTCACTGAGCATCTCGATCCTTGTGTCGATCATCGCCCTGCTCTTCGTCTTCAGATGA
- the LOC100118215 gene encoding leishmanolysin-like peptidase isoform X6, whose product MSVCRMNTILPEAVHFWERALMVRETKGTIRLNRKCQSTQVFVKDNLTHCIDTCRSETMCGEVVVPEQHLDACRVCNKAGLNCRVEPASVPGEGINGADFVFYVSAMSTERCKKGLTVAYAAHCQQEAALDRPIAGHANLCPESISTKPQELETLLSTVKHEILHALGFSVSLYAFYRDDRGEPRTKRTETGKPFLNTTLQTHQWSENTIRTVIRHSWQVHGGSVRRAMQMIVTPRVRAEVRAHFDCRDLEGAELEDQGEDGTALTHWEKRVFENEAMTGTHTQNPVYSRITLALMEDTGWYSANYSMAQELGWGRKLGCDFAMKSCKEWIVAKSSKFSKNSEDPGRSIHPFCNKVKRDPLQTECTDDRSSVALCNLVEYPQPLPKQYQNFDWIPNVPRGREEYYGGSVSLADYCPYNQEFTWRANNTIVRGSHCLYEDNNPHPKKNFALEKYGENSRCFDHTNQMWEERTCKQVRQWQHWGSGCYQYKCEAGRLHIMVTNYTYTCYHAGQEIAIRIMQNEWLHKGALICPPCRDLCQEEFAQRKEQCKPGDEHPPATFYHRDRLDCDKASSNSLSISILVSIIALLFVFR is encoded by the exons GAAATGCCAGAGCACGCAGGTGTTCGTCAAAGACAATCTGACGCACTGCATTGACACGTGCAGGTCAGAGACTATGTGCGGCGAAGTCGTCGTACCTGAGCAGCATCTCGAT GCTTGTAGAGTATGCAATAAGGCGGGTCTCAACTGCCGTGTCGAACCAGCTAGTGTCCCTGGAGAAGGTATCAACGGCGCGGACTTCGTCTTCTACGTGTCTGCCATGTCCACGGAGAGATGTAAAAAGGGTCTTACCGTTGCCTACGCCGCCCACTGCCAACAGGAAGCTGCCCTCGATCG GCCGATAGCAGGTCACGCGAACCTCTGCCCGGAAAGCATCAGCACGAAGCCCCAGGAGTTGGAAACGTTGCTGAGCACCGTCAAACACGAAATACTCCACGCCCTAGGATTTTCCGTCAGTCTCTATGCGTTTTACCGTGACGATCGAGGCGAGCCCAGGACCAAGAGGACGGAGACCGGAAAACCTTTTCTTAATACTAC ACTGCAGACGCATCAGTGGAGCGAGAACACGATAAGAACGGTGATAAGACACAGCTGGCAGGTACACGGAGGCAGCGTTCGAAGGGCGATGCAGATGATCGTTACGCCCAGGGTTCGAGCGGAGGTTCGGGCACACTTCGACTGCCGTGATCTTGAAGGCGCTGAACTCGAGGATCAGGGCGAGGATGGCACTGCGCTTACGCACTGGGAAAAACGTGTTTTCGAG AACGAGGCGATGACGGGTACGCACACGCAGAACCCGGTCTACTCGAGGATTACGCTCGCGCTGATGGAGGACACGGGCTGGTACAGCGCCAACTACTCGATGGCTCAAGAGCTCGGCTGGGGCCGCAAGCTCGGCTGTGATTTCGCTATGAAGTCCTGCAAGGAGTGGATCGTCGCCAAATCGTCCAAGTTCTC AAAAAATAGCGAAGATCC TGGTAGGTCCATCCACCCTTTCTGCAACAAGGTAAAGCGCGACCCACTGCAGACCGAATGTACTGACGACCGCAGCTCAGTCGCGCTGTGCAACCTCGTCGAATATCCGCAGCCATTGCCAAAACAATATCAG AATTTTGACTGGATTCCAAACGTGCCACGTGGTCGCGAGGAATATTACGGCGGTTCAGTTTCATTGGCCGACTACTGCCCTTACAATCAGGAATTCACCTGGCGTGCCAACAACACCATCGTCCGCGGCTCTCATTGTCTCTACGAAGACAATAATCCAC ATCCGAAGAAGAACTTCGCCCTGGAGAAGTACGGCGAGAATTCGCGCTGCTTCGATCACACGAACCAGATGTGGGAGGAGCGTACGTGCAAGCAGGTCCGACAATGGCAGCACTGGGGCTCTGGCTGCTACCAGTACAAATGCGAGGCTGGACGACTTCACATTATG GTCACGAATTACACGTACACGTGTTACCACGCCGGCCAAGAGATCGCCATCAGGATAATGCAGAACGAGTGGCTTCACAAGGGCGCCTTGATTTGTCCGCCCTGCCGAGACCTCTGCcag GAGGAGTTCGCCCAGCGCAAAGAGCAGTGCAAGCCGGGTGATGAACATCCACCGGCAACTTTTTACCACCGGGACAGACTGGACTGCGACAAAGCTTCGAGCAACTCACTGAGCATCTCGATCCTTGTGTCGATCATCGCCCTGCTCTTCGTCTTCAGATGA